TGGGCGCCCCGAGTCTGGAGCCTGAGGGAAGCTGGGGTTCCTGAAGTGGAAAAAGGTGTCAGAACATTGGAGAGGGACCCCCAGACTGGAatagcccagtctgtgccctggTCCCACTCACCTGGTTGGAAGGTGACTGGGAGCCCCATGGAAAGCTGCAGGGTGCAGAAGGTAGGCCTCGGCACTGGAGCCACCACACAGAGGAGCTGGGGCAGGCGCAGCTTCCCTGGGCGCGGGGGCCTGTTCTGGATCTGACTCACGAACATCCCCGCCCAGGGTGGAGTCACAGGGACCACCTGGTGCATCTCGGGAGACAGAAGAACCAGGTTGGGCGAAGGGAGATCAGCACCTCAGGCCTGGCCCCATCACCATGGGGACAGTACTCACCTCCACTCCCATAGGCCTCTGTGGCTATTGGCTCTGGGCCCCGCAGTTTCCTCTTAACACGGGCATCTCGCTCCCTGGGAAAgacagtgatgatggtgatgatgatatcACTTACCAGGTGCTAGACATTCACCCTACCAGGTTTCATACTgtacccatttttcagatgaaggaaCTAAAGGCCAGAGAATTAAATAACTAGAAAGTAGTAAAGCTGGGACTTATTCCCCACTTAGAACTTTCCAGTGGTTTCCTATTGCATTTAGAATAAATGGAAACTTCTTCCCAAGCTACGAGGCTCATCCCACCTTGCTCTGGCCATCCTCACTAGCTGCCTTTCAATCTTCTCTTCTGTCCCCTGTTCACCTGCTGAACTCATCCTTGTCTCCATTCAGGCATAACTTCCTCAAGGAGGTCGTCTGACCACCCATAGCACAACATGCCCTCCCTGGTAACATTTTTAATAGTTACACTGTTACACTTGTTAGggtaatctttttctttttttctttttttaaaataattttattaattttttacagagaggaagggagagagatagagagttagaaacatcgatgagagagaaacatcgatcagccgcctcctgcacactccccgctggggatgtgcccacaaccaaggtacatgcccttgaccggaatcgaacctgggacctttcagtccgcaggctgacgctctatccactgagccaaaccggtttcggctgttaggGTAATCTTGATTAATGTCTGTCTCTTCTGCCTTGAAGGCAAGGACCAGTTCAGGGGGCTGTCCTCAGATTAAAAGCCAAAGTCCTAACTAACCCTTTACTGTTTAACATGATCTGTCTCCACCTCTCTCACCATTCCCGGGTgtgttcccacctcagggcccttGCACATGCTGGTTCCACGCTCCACATGCCGTTCCCACATATCCACATGGTTCCCTCCCATGTTTCTGTCTAGTCTTTTCTCAAAGGTCTCTTAGTGAGGCCTTTCCAGGCCTTTTATCTAATAAATACCTCACTGCAATTCTTCCTTGCTTGCTTTTGTCTTTAGAACTTACCCCTAACACATGTCATCACTGTTCTTGTTTAGTTGTCTACTTTGCCCACCAGTGTATTAGTTCCATGAGGACAGGGCTTTCATTTGTCCTCTTTACTGATGCTTCTCCAgtgcctagcactgtgcctggcacataggtgctaaataagtatttgttgaatcaatgaatgaataaatgtttttatttaccaTTAAATGTCTATTAACTCCCCACtatgtgcttggcacatagtgggGGATTAACAAACATTtggtgaataaatgagtgaatgaatgaacggtGCCCACCTCTTACAGTTTCTGCCATTCTCCCGGAAACCTTTGGCAAAGGGGTTGGCTGCAATCTTCAGTTGTGTGATCTGGGGGCACATATCCAGAGTCAAAGCTCCTGCAGCTGAGGCAGGgtaccaccacccacccccctcaAGCAGGGTCACTCACCCGTGGGTTCTGGTAGGCTGTCACAGAGATGAACGTGGTCTCAGGGAAGCGAAAGGAGGCAACGCCCCCCCAATGTTGGCTGCAAAGCTGTGCGGCCCGCACTAGGTGTACGCGGGGCTGATACTTGTGCATGGAGTGCAAGATCAGCTGGGAGGGAAGAAACAGAAGTGACCCCTAGCCCTGGGTTccaaccccaacccccagcctGGGGTCCCAGCCTGGGCCTCACGTGGCCATGAGGGTCCAGTGTGCTGTTGGTGAGCTTGACCCGATGGAAAGATACAGGCTGCCGCATCCAGTGGGCACCAGTAGCAGGGGAGTCAGGGTGAATGTAGACACGGTCAGGCAGGCGGGGCTCGGCTTTGCCGCTGGGCTCCCAGCGCCGTCCCTGCCAACGGTAGCGAGCTCCGTCCACTGGCACCACATCCAGAAGGAACAGGTAGCGGGCCTCAGGGTCCAGGCCAGTGACTGACACTCGACAAGCAGGGAACATGCGTCTGGATGGGAAAGAAGACAGGAGTGCCTTGAGCTACCCAGCTGCCACAAGCAGGCACAGTGCTGAcaagggggcagagccagcagctCAGAGTTTTGTCAGGGAACATTCGAGCTGGAGTTAGAACTGAGGGGAGGGCCTGGAAGCTTGTtccatcccattttatagataggaaACAAGAGGTTAGGTGATCGGATCGGATCAGAGTCACAAAAGTTGAAGCAGAGCTCGCAATCCTGACTCTGGGCCCTTCAAACTCCATTTGCAGAAGCaggcggggggtgggtgggggggtggggtggtgtcaCACTTTTCTCCTGGAAATCTTGCCAGGAGCCTCTTTGCTCTCCACCCTGAGGATCTCACCTGATCTCCAGCACCATAATCTACAGCACTGGACAAACTTGCttcagggaagaaagaaagaaaaaaagccctggctggtgtggctcagtgtttggagTGTTggcccttgcaccaaaaggtctcaggtttgattcctggtcaagggcatgtactccggttgcaggttcaatccccagcccccatcaggatgcatgtgggaggcagcaaccattgatgtttctccctcccctttccactctaaaaatcaatgggaaaaatgtcctctggtgaggattagccaaacacacacacacatcccaaccCTGCTTTCAATGGAGAAGATGCCATGCCAGGGCCCGAGTTCCTCGCCTAGATAAAGCGCTCCACAAGGCCACACACTGACCATATCCCTGCCTCCAAGGTGACCCCGAATCTAGTCATGTGCTGACAAACCTTAATGCTAACCCTGATCCTAGCCAGACTTCCCTGACGCTGGTCACTGGCTGGCCCTTGACTCTAGTTATAGTCTGAAGCCCAACTCCAGCCATAGACTGACCCCTTGATCTAGGCCACATACTAAGCTATAATCCAGCCAGACTTTCTGGACAGGGCCCAGACTGACCTATGACTCTTTCCTTAGGTTGGTCCCTAAACCAGCCACAGGCCTTTGCCACACCATGACCGTGATCGGTCACTGAGTAACCCCTGGCCCAGACCACAATCACATTCTGAACGTAGGCAGAGCTCTAGCCCCCCTAGAAACCCTCAAACTAGCCCCATCACCAGGAACTCTGCCTTTCCCAGAGACCCCCCACCAGGAACACACTGGGTCCTCtgaccctggcccagccccctcacctcccagctTTGGTGATGATCATCTCTGTTCCCACAGAATTGAACTCTTTCCACAGCTCCTGGTTCTCCAGGCTCAGGCTGACTCCAGGGAGTGAGTGAAGGGcctctggggctggaggagacggctcagtgcccagggctgggggcagagggggaagAGGTGGGGGAGCCGCCAGGGTGCGGGGAGCAGCCTCAATCCCGGAGAGGAAGCAGTCCAGTTTGGGAGTGTCCAAATCTGGAGATGGGGGGAGAATGAGGAGCCAGCCCAGGTCCACAGCAACCCTCAGTCCCTACAGAGGAGCTCCTCCCAAAGCTCACCGGGGTAGCGGTAACCCtctgccagggcaggcgggaagctggAATCGGTCACTGGCTGGGGGGGCCCAAGGCGGTAGCCGGTCCCCAGGGAGGGGTACAACTCTCTTGGGTGATACATGGAGTAGTCCTGTCTGGCCTCAGGTCTGGCTGCCTAGAGTCCCCTGGTGCTGGGAGATGCCCCCTTTATAGCtcacagctcagccccttccagACCCAGGATCACAGCCCCTCCCTCTTTGGGGCCCTGGAGTTGGGCTGGGGTGGAGACCCCTGGGGCCTGGAAGGGGTATAAGAAGGGGCCGGATACCTGGGCACCCTCCCCCGCAGGCTTCATTAGCCTCGACCCCCTGCCCCTCATTACATAATTAACTCCTCGGCCTGATTGATCCCCGGCACTTGGACAGGGACGCAGTTTGGCGCTTCCGGCCAGCTGGTCCCCGTTCCCACGGGGGGAGCCCCAGCTAGGGCTGagctgagggggcggggcctgcaccctgggatggagcctggagTCCTGGGGCAGACCTTGGCGGCTCAGACTCCTAGCAGGtgacccccaccaccctcacTGGGAGGATGGGGCTTGGAGGGAACGAGCCGGCTGGAGGGATGGAGCCTGAGCATATTGTTACGCAGGGCACTGGAGTCCGCAGCCGAGGGCCGAACCCTGGAGCCCTTCCTGGTTTTCATTCTCCACCTTCATTCAAGTCTCAAAAGTTTACAGGTCTCCACAGCTCTACAGCCCCCAACCGGCTGCTGCCTGGGTTTTTCAGAAGGTCCCGTGCTGGGGAGCCCTGGGAACCCCtgggaactacatttcccagcagaCCCAGCGCCAACTTAGCCGCAGAGAAGATCGAGAGATGCCGCGGGGGCCGCTGGGTGGTGGCAAAACGCTAAGGTTGAGAAGACGATCAACCGAGATCAAGGTCTAGGGAGCCAGGGTGGGCTCCGGAATCCCAGGCAGTGAGACCTGTCCCGGGTCCTAGAGAAGATGGCTGAGGCCAGGCCCCAGGAGCGCAGACTCCCACCTTTAGCCGGTGCCTACCTACCCCATTGGGGCTCAGATGGGAACAGGTCTATAGAGGCAGGATTCTGCACTTGAGTTCCCCCTTCCCGATTCCACATAAGCCTGGGGCTGTCTCCGCTTCATTGTTTTATTATATACAAACGCTACAGAACTAGGGGAGGGGACACGCGTGCGGTAAGAGGCGCCCAGTGGGAGGAGTTCACAGGGCAGACGCTGCACTGGGCTAAGAGAACAGCACACAGGGCCATATCGAGAGGGTAGGCGGGGCGGGAAGAGGTTAAAAAATGAGATCCAAGCCAGCCAGAtcgcagggaggtgggggtggtggtgtcccACCTTCTGATCTCCCCCCAGGGTCACAGTGcatgcaataaaatatatgtacaggAGCCGAGTCCTTCCTCTGCAGGGCTCTGCGGGTCCAGAGCTCCCTTCCGGCAGGGAAGGGAAGCCAGTGGCGCCCCCTGGCGGCCAGGCCGGGCTGGAGCCACATGAGGCAAGAGTGGGGGTCAGTCCCAGCCGTTGTCTTTGATCATGTGGTTGAGTTCAATGATGTACTTCCCCTCTTTGTACTTCTGGCTGCTCTCGAAGGCCTGTTCCTAAAAGGAGGGGAGAGCCTGTCATCCCTGGAGCAAGGGCCTTACCAGCAGGGATAGAGGTTGGGGCATGGGTATGACTGGCCCTATTTCATATCTGAGGAAGCGGTCACCCAGAGAAGCCAAGCCATCTGCCCACAGACACAGAGCTGGTAGGTGGCAGGGTCGAGTTTCTCACTAGTGGGATAGACAGAACTCCCTGAATAGTGGGCACTTTTGAAAGTGCTCATGTTGGCTCCAACAATGAGGATATGTAAGTGTCTACAAGACCCAGGGGTTACAAACTGGTAGCCTGAGTGCCAGTGTTGGCCTACACGTGTGTTTGTTGGCCAGCAGGGAATTTAATAGAAATAACTGAATTACTAACACAGAGGCAGGCTGTGCTGCCTCCAACCTATGTTGCCCCTTTTTCAGATCCACAGTATCTGCTTGGCCCTGCAAGCACTTGCGTTTTTGACCTCTACACTGGCCACCTCTTTGTTTTACAAAGTTCCAGGGAGGCCAAGCCACCTGCACAGGCACACAAGGCAAATCtgtggcagggccagggctgaacTCTGGTCAGGGCTGCCTgtctgcctctgcctggggcaTCCACATCACCGAGGCCCCACAGCTCCAAGCAGCTGCAGTTTCCCAAGAGCATCTTCTGCTGCTGCATCTAATCTGATCTCCATAACAGTCTTGGGTGCCAAGTGGTGGCTTTATCCTCCACTGCCAGGTAAGGAAATGCAACTCGGAGCAGTGAAATCAGACCCTGGACAGCAGCAGTGGTAAGGAGGGCAGTGGAAAAGGAGGCACATGGACCCAAGCTCTgtgctgctgtggggtcttgggcaaCCTCTCTGACCCTCTGAATGGTAATAGAAGCTGGGGTCAAGGGTTtggagttaaaaacaaaacaaagtaggATTCTGGTCCCTATTATGTTACTTGCtggatgtgtgaccttgggcaagttacctaacaTCTCTGGGCTTCCTTCTTTTGTAAAGTGAAGAGAAAGTAGACTCTACCTACAGGATTGTTGTAATTATTGTTGTGATGCACATAACAATAAGCATTTTTGGCAATAAATGGTAATTCTGATTATAtcatcatctctaaaatggggtgCTTGTGCCTGTGAGGAGATGGATGggttaagagaagaaaaaaaaaaagcttttgtcTGATGTCAGAGATGAAAACATGGTCAGGGGATGAAAGACTGTTTTGACTTTTCATCCCCTGACCATGTGTGAGCTGGGCCCATAACACTCTGCAAGATTATCCGATGGCTGCTTGTGATGTGAGGTCATGTCAAAAGCTAGCTTGGGGTCAGAGGTCACTGACTCACATATTTCCAGCCCAAAGTGGTCTTGCAGTTCTCGCAGTGGATATCAGCGACAGCATGAAGGCCTGTCAGCAGCACCCGCTCCTCGGCTGGCCCGCAGCCCACGTTCACCCTGTGGGGACATAGGGGCAGTCCCAGGGAGGGTCCCGCCATCACAAAGCCCAACTCTAGCTTGTATCCAACTGTGTCTGTCCTTAGCTTCTTGCCTGAACCAGAGGGCTTTGGGAGTCTCAGCATGGTGCCATGGGTCACAGGTCACAACAGAGGTCAGGAAAAGAAAGACAGGAGGCCAAATACTCACACAGAATTGAAGAGGTAGGCACGCCCCTGACTGCCCTGGAAGGACTGAAggatggaagggagagaagagggggtcAGGGTTATTGGTGGGGAGCTGCCAAGCGGCCCTCAAGCCTCCCATTCCAGCCCCAGCTATGGTCCGGTTACCTTGGAGATGAGGTCGTCGTGGTTGGCCAGGTGGGCACGGCAGTGGGCACAGCTATACCTCCGGTGACAATCATCTAAGTAGGCCTGAAACGTCTTGGGTTTTGAAATCCGCACCATGGCGGGGGCCAGGGGCAGTGGCCCCACGCGGGGAGCGGCCCACGGAGAGCAGAGGGAGCCCAGTGCCTGTTGGGGAGGGAGTGAGTGTATGGTCAGGACCCCAGCCACACACAAGCAGGCACGCCCAGGGCCACGGGGACTCTCTCAGTGTCACACTTGGCTGCTGtctcctctccccagagccaGCAGCCTCTCCAGGGGCCAGAACTGGCTCAGTTTTGACTCACTGAAGAGGCCTCTAGTTGCAtcattggggaaactgaggctaggaGGAGCCCAAGATGAGTCACCCACCCGCTTTCAGCCTCACCCCAGCTGACCTGGCAACTGAAACTGGAGGAAGGGGCTCTAGAGTGGATGAGCTGTCAGCTCTGTTTAGGGGAGCGGGAAGGGGCTAGGAATTGGATGGTCTTTAGGAC
This is a stretch of genomic DNA from Myotis daubentonii chromosome 4, mMyoDau2.1, whole genome shotgun sequence. It encodes these proteins:
- the YPEL3 gene encoding protein yippee-like 3, producing MVRISKPKTFQAYLDDCHRRYSCAHCRAHLANHDDLISKSFQGSQGRAYLFNSVVNVGCGPAEERVLLTGLHAVADIHCENCKTTLGWKYEQAFESSQKYKEGKYIIELNHMIKDNGWD
- the TBX6 gene encoding LOW QUALITY PROTEIN: T-box transcription factor TBX6 (The sequence of the model RefSeq protein was modified relative to this genomic sequence to represent the inferred CDS: inserted 1 base in 1 codon), with product MYHPRELYPSLGTGYRLGPPQPVTDSSFPPALAEGYRYPGELWEELLCRDXRVAVDLGWLLILPPSPDLDTPKLDCFLSGIEAAPRTLAAPPPLPPLPPALGTEPSPPAPEALHSLPGVSLSLENQELWKEFNSVGTEMIITKAGRRMFPACRVSVTGLDPEARYLFLLDVVPVDGARYRWQGRRWEPSGKAEPRLPDRVYIHPDSPATGAHWMRQPVSFHRVKLTNSTLDPHGHLILHSMHKYQPRVHLVRAAQLCSQHWGGVASFRFPETTFISVTAYQNPRITQLKIAANPFAKGFRENGRNCKRERDARVKRKLRGPEPIATEAYGSGDAPGGPCDSTLGGDVRESDPEQAPAPREAAPAPAPLCGGSSAEAYLLHPAAFHGAPSHLPTRNPSFPQAPDSGRPAPYSAAFLELQSGPGSSGYPAAAPPAPFASHFLQGGPLPLPYPGAYLDMGSKPMY